A stretch of DNA from Anopheles ziemanni chromosome 3, idAnoZiCoDA_A2_x.2, whole genome shotgun sequence:
CCGGCGGCTGCAAGCGTACTGTGGCACGCGGTTATTGTATTACGCGTGCTCTGCGAACCCGCAAGGAATGCGCGGAAGATTGATGAAGTGATGATTGCATATGCATTCGCCGGTGATCGGTGCAAAACCTCGGCCATTTTGCATCTGCTTAGACGAGGCGCTTGGTATTTATGAGCCAGTGATTAAGTGCAACTTAATCCGCCGGTGTGTTGGGTATGAAGCGTAAAGGAAGCCACTAGCTGCGGCGTGGCAGAGCAATGTTTGGAAAATCTGGAGCAAGATAGAAGTTCATTTAAACACTTATTATGCTCGGAATGATTATCAAATTTAGAGACGTTAAggaaagtttttttgtttcttcaagGAATCACGGTTTGTTACTATGGTCGTTGGTAAAATTAGATAAGATAAGAGATTCTGGGAAATATCAATGCTAGCTTACAAGCAAGGTTACAAATTTCCCGCTTGAAACATTTAGTGCAAGCCCCAGAAGAGCTGTTCcacgttaaaaaaaatatcggCTTACATTTTTGagtaacatttaaaatataaaaaatagctAAATTCGTTTTATGGAAAAAGTTAGAACGTTATTTAGTTCGTAAAACAACGGAATTGTATGCTTAAGCATTAAAATAGTATTAGGTGTCATATCCAATGCATTTATTCGATGCACCCTAAAAGTAGGCTAAACGCACAACTTCAAACGCTTTCGCTTTGCAGAACGTTGGATGGGTGAACTTGGACGGCGATTTCCAGGTCGTAACGGCCGAGCTGCGGAAGCTGGCACTGGTGATCATTCTGGTGCGAGCGGGGCTTGAAATGGACCCGACGGCCTTTAAGAAGATCTACAAAACCATCCTGAAGCTCGGCCTCATCCCGTGGTTCGTCGAGTGCTCGCTGATCGCGGTGTGCGCCCGGTTCTTCCTCGAGCTGCCGTGGATGTGGAGTATCCTGCTCGGTTCCATCGTCGGAGCGGTATCGCCAGCCGTCGTCGTGCCCTGTCTGTTTCGGTTGCGCACCAAGGGCTACGGTGTGGTGAAGGGTATTCCGACGTTGATCATCGCCGTCGCCGGTATTGACGATGCGGTGTCCGTGGCCGGGTTCGGTATCATTTCGAGCATCATGTTCAGCACGCAGAGCCTCGGGCTGCAGATTGCACAGGCCCCCGTGTGCATCATCGGTGGGCTAGGGTTCGGGGTCGTTTGGGGTTTCCTGTGCAAGTACGTGCCAGAACCGGGTGATGCGTACGTGGTGCCGATCCGTACGCTCATGCTGTTCGGCGGTGGGCTACTGGCCGTGTTCGGAAGCGAAAAGATACACTTTGAGGGAGCGGGACCGCTCGGTGTGGTGTTTGCCGCGTTCACCGCCTCGTACTTCTGGTGCGGGCAGGGCTGGGAGCTGGAGGATAATCCCGTTTCGACGGCATTCGAAATCTTCTGGATGATCTTCGAGCCGATCCTGTTCGGTATTACCGGTGCATCGATTAAGGTAAGGGTGCAGTGTGCGTGCTTATCGAAAGTACCGCTTCAATTGATCGTTTGTTCCATTATCATCATTCGTTAGATTGTCGAATTGGATCCCCACATCGTGTCGATCGGAGTCGGTAGCATTTACGTGGTGGCTGTGATACGAATCTTGACGACGGTCGCAATCGCTTTCGGTGACAAACTGAACGTGAAGGAGAAGGTACCTTTAAACGGCACAGTGGTGTCACGAAAACGTGTCTCTCACACGATCGTTCCATTCCGTAGATTTTCGTTGCCATCTCCTGGATGTCGAAGGCAACGGTACAAGCGGCACTCGGTCCGGTTGCGCTGAAGACGGTCATGTCGAACGAGAACCGCACGGAGGAAGAGGTCCACTACGCCGAGTTGGTCAAGATGGTATGCATCCTGAGCATCATCCTGACGGCACCGCTCGGAGCCATTCTCATTTCCGTGACCGGCACGAAGCTtctgaagaaaacgaaacagcaGCTCGAGCCAATGGATGGTGAGTTTACGCTAGGTGTTAGGATCATATCCGGAaatccaataaaaaaaagggtccAATCCGTTTGCTTCCGCAGGCTGGCGAAGAAGCCACCGGCCGTCGCTGCACGACATCAGTATCATCGACGAGGAGGAAGAGCGAGAGGACATCGAGGGCATTGCGGATGAGGATACGGCCGCCAACACACTCTCCAACGCCCAGCCGGCTGCTGCCTTCACCATCACGAAGTAGAGATGAGCGTCACCAGCGTTTCGGAGCTCGTTTCGGTAACGGATCTTTTGATATTTACGCCCGTTTTGCGTGGCATTGCGTGGAAGACACTCGCTTAACCCAGGTGGACAAACGTACCGATCAAAATGAGCTCTTCACCATCTTACCGTTGTAAGTTAAGGAAAATGGACCGAACAAAAAGGCCCGGGAGTAAGATGCCGATCAGAGAAGGAATAGTATCAGGGTTGCTAGGATACGACGGGTATGCGAGTGTCGTACTgctcgtgttttgttttctttgaaatACCGTATTTACTGTAATGTAATGTAAAATGCTTAATTGTTATGGGCCTGGCACAATGCCATCTTTTAAATGCCCCCAACCATTCCGAGTCCAACGACAAAATCAATCATAAGGAACAACCTATTTTACCCAAGGGGAGAAAGAACTATTTCCCCCAGCCGTTGATTACCGAAGGATAGGTTTTGTTCGCAAGCGATTCAATATATTGGAGCCATACACT
This window harbors:
- the LOC131289869 gene encoding sodium/hydrogen exchanger 9B2, which gives rise to MKKTIIKMPSEEGNTSSHSSSGDTKRKVSIITEPVVERLGHDNLAFEQNKRKISQQSHHSEDGPVRRKSNLHNNNFDTSSLNSDRYNGEAGGRAKKQSFSEALEKIERDFDNSRLEQSWIYSLCMRCRVEYTTPSWEPPGWQKICPYPLCPSYRQFARILSIILIGVLLWVTAYVIIGDSAAPGGQLFQLVVLTVAANFGGFLISLTTLPRLIGMLMVGILFQNVGWVNLDGDFQVVTAELRKLALVIILVRAGLEMDPTAFKKIYKTILKLGLIPWFVECSLIAVCARFFLELPWMWSILLGSIVGAVSPAVVVPCLFRLRTKGYGVVKGIPTLIIAVAGIDDAVSVAGFGIISSIMFSTQSLGLQIAQAPVCIIGGLGFGVVWGFLCKYVPEPGDAYVVPIRTLMLFGGGLLAVFGSEKIHFEGAGPLGVVFAAFTASYFWCGQGWELEDNPVSTAFEIFWMIFEPILFGITGASIKIVELDPHIVSIGVGSIYVVAVIRILTTVAIAFGDKLNVKEKIFVAISWMSKATVQAALGPVALKTVMSNENRTEEEVHYAELVKMVCILSIILTAPLGAILISVTGTKLLKKTKQQLEPMDGEFTLGWRRSHRPSLHDISIIDEEEEREDIEGIADEDTAANTLSNAQPAAAFTITK